In Tachypleus tridentatus isolate NWPU-2018 chromosome 7, ASM421037v1, whole genome shotgun sequence, a genomic segment contains:
- the LOC143257057 gene encoding protein adenylyltransferase FICD-like: MVEVCDQWVMAFISQDYKSSKLFSSIGVGLLLVSFLIVLSATLLLSCVTLQQKTSELSLQAERKSTTNNNAGGVCSGLLLTTKTKIRSKKLNWRMLLLESQLTPFLCENSQTFSTSQKQSLNFIPEVKDTVVNDDIGAYPDSFSFSQETEFHVSKKREVLETAENEPEAKLSLNMALRMKKCGKVEKALKLYQHAMALNLLHPDILTYYGEFIENQDKNVIEADQLYKRAQTVCPEHSRALANRVRTLPVVKGLDQEQLNRIDRKRNQLFQVPDNDPSLKRMKKEAYFEHIHHTVALEGNTMTLAEIRSIVETRMAVPGKSIMEHNEIIGLESALKYINNSLVTNLGTITVDDILEIHKRVLGHVDPVEAGTVRRSQVHVNKHVSPPPAEVLDLMEDMIDWLNSDKTLKLHPVKYAALAHYKFVFIHPFMDGNGRTGRLFMNLILMRAGYPLVIVRKQDHSLYYKCIQLANEGDVGPFIRFMGDCTERTLDVYLFATKYGTASFQALEGHDGQIKSSIIKS; encoded by the exons ATGGTTGAAGTATGCGATCAGTGGGTTATGGCATTTATTTCTCAGGATTACAAATCCTCCAAATTATTTTCAAGTATTGGTGTTGGACTTCTTTTAGTTAGTTTCTTGATTGTTCTATCCGCCACACTATTATTATCATGTGTGACATTGCAGCAGAAAACTAGCGAATTAAGTTTACAGGCAGAGAGGAAATCCACGACAAACAATAACGCCGGTGGAGTATGTTCTGGCTTACTGTTgacaacaaaaaccaaaataagaagtaaaaaattaaattggaGAATGCTATTATTAGAAAGTCAACTTACACCATTTTTATGTGAAAACTCGCAAACTTTTAGTACTAGTCAAAAACAATCTTTGAATTTTATTCCAGAAGTAAAAGATACAGTTGTTAATGACGATATTGGTGCGTATCCTGATTCTTTCAGTTTTAGTCAAGAGACGGAATTTCATGTATCAAAAAAGAGAGAAGTGCTGGAAACAGCTGAAAACG agcCTGAAGCTAAGTTATCTCTAAATATGGCTCTTCGCATGAAAAAATGTGGAAAAGTGGAGAAAGCTTTGAAATTGTACCAACATGCTATGGCTCTGAACCTTCTACATCCAGACATCCTTACCTACTATGGAGAGTTCATTGAGAATCaagataaaaatgttattgaagCTGATCAGTTGTACAAAAGAGCTCAAACTGTTTGTCCAGAACATTCTAGAGCTCTTGCTAACAGAGTTCGAACCCTCCCAGTGGTTAAAGGGTTAGACCAAGAACAGTTGAATAGGATTGACAGAAAACGAAATCAGCTCTTTCAAGTTCCAGATAATGATCCATCCCTGAAAAGAATGAAGAAGGAAGCTTACTTTGAGCATATTCATCATACAGTTGCCTTGGAGGGAAACACAATGACTCTAGCTGAAATCCGCAGCATAGTTGAGACTAGAATGGCTGTTCCGGGAAAAAGTATCATGGAACATAATGAAATCATTGGGTTAGAATCAgccttaaaatatattaataactcttTAGTTACTAATCTTGGGACTATTACAGTTGATGATATCCTGGAGATCCACAAGAGGGTTTTAGGTCACGTGGATCCTGTGGAAGCAGGAACTGTAAGACGATCACAAGTACATGTTAATAAACATGTTTCACCTCCACCAGCAGAAGTACTTGATCTCATGGAAGACATGATTGACTGGCTTAATTCTGATAAAACTCTGAAACTTCACCCAGTCAAATATGCTGCTTTAGCtcattataagtttgtttttattcatccTTTTATGGATGGAAATGGTAGAACAGGTCGATTATTCATGAACTTAATTCTGATGAGAGCAGGTTATCCTCTGGTGATTGTGAGAAAACAGGACCACTctctttattacaaatgtatacAGTTAGCTAATGAAGGGGATGTTGGACCATTTATCAGGTTTATGGGAGATTGCACTGAAAGAACATTAGATGTGTACCTATTTGCGACTAAATATGGTACGGCTAGCTTTCAAGCTTTGGAGGGACATGATGGCCAAATAAAATCtagtataattaaaagttaa